The following proteins come from a genomic window of Microbacterium lemovicicum:
- a CDS encoding enoyl-CoA hydratase/isomerase family protein yields MSETATSAESPQPHVRVERTGRLGRLTLDRVRAINALDLGMVEALSAALDDWEGDAGVEVVLLDGAGDRGFCAGGDVRGLYRQIVAGRPDETAVFFRAEYALNARIAEYPAPIVVFADGITMGGGIGLAGHASVRIVTERSRLAMPETRIGFTPDVGGTWLLGRAPGRTGEYLALTGASMDAADALYAGFADHLVPSARLDEVRGALAAGGGDLTAAEQVRAFAVEPEPSRLEAARPWIDEAFSAETVGEILQRLRARPEPEASATADVLEEVSPTALAATLAAVRAARSLSGLRAALEQEYGLVLWFALTQPDLVEGIRAQLVDKDRAPAWRPVSVADVDPGVGAEALAFRPSQPLWTRP; encoded by the coding sequence CGAGCGCACCGGTCGCCTGGGGCGGCTCACCCTCGACCGGGTGCGGGCGATCAACGCGCTCGACCTGGGCATGGTCGAGGCGCTCTCCGCGGCCCTCGACGACTGGGAGGGCGACGCCGGTGTCGAGGTCGTCCTGCTCGACGGCGCGGGTGACCGGGGCTTCTGCGCCGGCGGCGACGTCCGCGGGCTCTACCGGCAGATCGTCGCAGGGCGGCCGGACGAGACCGCGGTGTTCTTCCGCGCCGAGTACGCGCTCAACGCGCGCATCGCCGAGTACCCCGCCCCGATCGTCGTCTTCGCCGATGGGATCACCATGGGCGGCGGCATCGGCTTGGCCGGTCACGCCTCCGTGCGCATCGTCACCGAGCGGTCGCGGCTCGCGATGCCGGAGACGCGCATCGGGTTCACGCCCGATGTCGGCGGCACCTGGCTGCTCGGTCGCGCCCCGGGACGCACGGGGGAGTACCTGGCGCTGACGGGCGCGTCGATGGATGCGGCGGACGCCCTGTACGCCGGCTTCGCCGACCACCTGGTGCCGAGCGCGCGGCTCGACGAGGTCCGCGGGGCGCTGGCGGCCGGCGGGGGAGACCTGACCGCCGCTGAGCAGGTGCGCGCCTTCGCGGTCGAACCCGAGCCGTCGCGGCTGGAGGCCGCCCGCCCGTGGATCGACGAGGCGTTCTCGGCGGAGACGGTCGGCGAGATCCTGCAGAGGCTCCGCGCGCGGCCGGAGCCCGAGGCATCCGCCACCGCCGACGTGCTCGAGGAGGTGTCACCGACCGCGCTGGCCGCCACGCTCGCCGCCGTCCGCGCGGCACGCTCGCTGTCGGGTCTCCGGGCCGCGCTCGAGCAGGAGTACGGCCTGGTGCTGTGGTTCGCCCTCACCCAGCCCGACCTCGTCGAGGGCATCCGGGCGCAGCTCGTGGACAAGGATCGCGCCCCCGCGTGGCGACCGGTGTCCGTCGCGGACGTCGACCCGGGAGTGGGGGCGGAGGCGCTGGCCTTCCGCCCGTCGCAGCCGCTCTGGACGCGTCCGTAG